The following coding sequences lie in one Candidatus Eremiobacterota bacterium genomic window:
- a CDS encoding response regulator transcription factor, translated as MPAPTILIAEDDRATRELLAHHLEREGFGVISVGDGHAALRHARSAADLLLLDIGLPGVDGYDVMRTLRREERTIPIVVLTARTEEIDRVLGFELGADDYICKPFSPREIVARVKSIVRRNGRAVPKAEPVLQFGRLEIDARAREARVDGTDVKLKPREFALLMELASNPGVALSRDWLLQRVWGFDFGGDERTIDVHVHRLRAKIEEPWQLPPIVRTVHGFGYKFVRG; from the coding sequence ATGCCGGCGCCGACGATTCTGATTGCCGAAGACGATCGAGCGACGCGCGAGTTGCTTGCGCATCACCTCGAGCGTGAAGGCTTCGGAGTGATCAGCGTCGGCGACGGGCACGCTGCGTTGCGCCACGCTCGAAGCGCGGCCGACTTACTGCTGCTCGACATTGGGCTGCCCGGCGTCGACGGCTACGACGTAATGCGCACCTTGCGGCGCGAAGAACGAACCATTCCGATCGTCGTGCTTACGGCGCGCACCGAAGAGATCGATCGCGTTCTCGGCTTCGAGTTGGGCGCCGATGATTATATCTGCAAGCCTTTTTCTCCCCGCGAAATCGTCGCGAGGGTAAAATCGATCGTGCGCCGCAACGGGCGCGCGGTTCCTAAAGCGGAGCCGGTCTTGCAGTTTGGCCGTCTGGAAATTGACGCACGCGCGCGCGAAGCTCGCGTCGACGGCACCGACGTCAAACTCAAACCGCGCGAATTCGCGCTGCTCATGGAACTGGCCAGCAACCCCGGCGTGGCACTCTCGCGCGATTGGCTCTTGCAGCGCGTCTGGGGATTCGACTTTGGCGGAGACGAGCGCACGATCGACGTGCATGTCCACCGGCTGCGCGCGAAGATCGAAGAGCCCTGGCAGCTTCCACCGATTGTGCGAACCGTTCATGGATTCGGATACAAATTCGTGCGCGGGTGA
- a CDS encoding HAMP domain-containing histidine kinase, translated as MLATIGHELRTPLSSIRGYLETLLDGELDPSTARRFLETARRETLRLGRLVDGMLEFSPLHLSNGSGRGACDAVEQIRATIEMLAPMAAARQVALHAKLPVAAFARIDGDSCVHAVRNLVENAIKHGSESGTVVVSCAYEGPFIAIVVDDDGHGVAPAIRDAIFAMGARGEDARARSGRGIGLSVVKAIADRAGGDICVKASTLGGARFVLRFWRDNLPIAS; from the coding sequence GTGCTCGCCACGATCGGGCACGAACTGCGCACGCCGTTAAGCTCCATCCGCGGCTATCTCGAAACGCTTCTCGACGGCGAGCTCGATCCATCGACCGCGCGCCGCTTTCTCGAGACGGCTCGGCGCGAAACACTGCGACTCGGTCGGCTGGTGGACGGCATGCTGGAATTTTCACCGCTCCATCTCTCGAACGGCAGCGGCCGTGGGGCTTGTGATGCGGTCGAGCAGATACGCGCGACGATCGAGATGCTGGCACCCATGGCTGCGGCGAGGCAGGTCGCCCTCCATGCAAAACTTCCGGTAGCGGCTTTCGCCCGCATCGACGGCGACTCGTGCGTCCACGCCGTGCGCAATCTCGTCGAAAACGCGATCAAGCACGGCAGCGAAAGCGGCACGGTCGTCGTATCGTGCGCGTACGAAGGTCCGTTCATTGCGATCGTCGTCGACGACGATGGGCACGGCGTCGCACCCGCCATTCGCGATGCAATCTTTGCGATGGGCGCGCGCGGCGAGGATGCCCGTGCGCGATCCGGACGCGGCATCGGTCTTTCAGTCGTCAAGGCCATCGCCGATCGCGCCGGCGGGGATATCTGCGTTAAGGCTTCGACGCTCGGCGGTGCGCGGTTCGTCTTGCGTTTTTGGAGGGATAACCTGCCCATCGCGTCGTAG
- a CDS encoding hypoxanthine phosphoribosyltransferase — protein MIGDPLFDTASIAGRVAAIAADISNDYLGRTPLMIGLSTGAVPFHADLASAVTIPRELDYLAVTNYGDGDGIALDKDVTTPIEGRHVILVDDSVDTGLTLQYVVKRLLERAPASLAVCTLLDRPHRRIADVEIKYRAFEAPDVYLVGYGLDYLGRYRELPALYAHGTWPQ, from the coding sequence GTGATCGGCGACCCGCTCTTCGACACGGCGTCGATAGCGGGACGCGTTGCTGCCATCGCGGCGGATATTTCCAACGACTACCTGGGGCGCACGCCGCTGATGATCGGCCTCTCGACCGGGGCAGTTCCTTTCCATGCCGACCTGGCGAGTGCCGTGACCATTCCGCGCGAGCTGGATTACCTGGCGGTGACCAACTATGGCGACGGCGACGGCATCGCGCTCGATAAGGACGTCACGACTCCGATTGAGGGCCGCCACGTGATCCTGGTCGACGACAGCGTCGATACCGGGCTGACCTTGCAGTACGTCGTCAAGCGGCTGCTGGAACGGGCGCCCGCCTCGCTGGCCGTCTGCACGCTGCTCGATCGGCCACACAGGAGAATTGCCGACGTTGAAATCAAGTACAGAGCGTTCGAAGCCCCCGACGTATACCTCGTCGGCTATGGCCTCGATTATCTAGGACGTTATCGGGAGTTGCCCGCGTTGTACGCACATGGAACCTGGCCTCAATGA
- a CDS encoding glycoside hydrolase family 125 protein translates to MTGRFFAWSALVAALLTISTVMRPSAALALELRSIEQAAADYRSPNSHLEEMFRAALLDTSRLAQYAPDGTAYIMTGDIPAEWLRDASAQARPYLFFSKDDAEVRGLLRAIIARMAKYAQIDPYANAYTLDYRVWEQKYELDSLAYPTALAWSYWKKTGDASIFTGDFSAMLDKVLATMEREQNHPRDSRYTHKELPNNGAGNPVGYTGMIWTGFRPSDDACEYNFLIPSEMFAVVALGDMADIELNVYHNVIKSHEAKALRDEVQRGIQTYGLVLVPKYGYIYAYEVDGLGHAILTDDANIPSLLASPYFGYTAPNDRYYENTRRFLLSQDNPSFYQGHLARGIGSYHTPDHWVWPLALIVEGLTATTGAEKQDVLGQLLASDPGDHLLHESFNPDNPQQYTRRNFGWPNALFSEFVMTQLEGVAPIPMGDTSDLEFSTE, encoded by the coding sequence ATGACGGGCCGATTTTTTGCCTGGAGCGCGCTCGTCGCAGCGTTGCTCACGATCTCGACGGTAATGCGGCCTTCGGCGGCGCTGGCGTTGGAGTTGAGGTCGATCGAACAAGCCGCGGCCGACTACCGGAGCCCAAACTCGCATCTCGAGGAAATGTTTCGAGCGGCACTTCTCGATACGAGCCGCCTCGCCCAATACGCGCCGGACGGCACGGCCTATATCATGACTGGGGACATCCCAGCGGAATGGCTGCGCGACGCTAGCGCGCAAGCGCGCCCGTATCTCTTCTTTTCCAAGGACGACGCGGAAGTGCGTGGATTGCTGCGCGCGATCATCGCGCGTATGGCGAAGTATGCGCAGATCGACCCCTACGCGAACGCGTACACGCTGGATTACCGCGTGTGGGAGCAAAAGTACGAGCTCGACTCCCTCGCGTATCCCACAGCGCTCGCCTGGAGCTACTGGAAAAAGACCGGCGACGCATCGATCTTTACCGGCGATTTTTCGGCGATGCTCGACAAGGTTCTGGCAACGATGGAGCGCGAGCAGAACCATCCGCGCGACTCGCGTTACACGCACAAAGAGCTGCCGAACAACGGCGCCGGAAATCCGGTCGGATATACCGGGATGATTTGGACCGGCTTTCGTCCATCGGACGATGCCTGCGAATATAACTTCTTGATTCCTTCAGAAATGTTCGCGGTGGTCGCCCTCGGGGACATGGCCGACATCGAGCTCAACGTCTACCATAACGTCATCAAGTCTCACGAGGCGAAAGCTCTGCGCGATGAGGTTCAGCGCGGCATTCAGACGTACGGTCTCGTGCTCGTGCCCAAGTACGGCTACATTTACGCCTATGAGGTTGACGGGCTAGGTCACGCGATTCTGACCGACGACGCGAATATTCCCAGTCTGCTCGCCTCACCGTATTTCGGATATACGGCGCCGAACGATCGCTATTACGAAAACACGCGCCGGTTCTTACTATCGCAAGACAATCCGTCTTTCTATCAGGGGCACCTGGCCAGGGGCATCGGCAGCTATCACACCCCCGACCATTGGGTTTGGCCGCTCGCATTGATCGTCGAGGGCTTGACGGCAACGACCGGTGCGGAAAAGCAAGACGTTCTCGGACAACTTCTGGCGAGCGACCCGGGCGATCATCTTTTGCACGAGTCCTTCAATCCAGATAATCCGCAACAGTACACACGCCGCAACTTCGGCTGGCCGAACGCCCTGTTCTCCGAGTTCGTCATGACGCAGCTCGAGGGCGTCGCTCCGATTCCGATGGGCGACACCAGCGACCTCGAGTTCAGTACGGAGTAA
- a CDS encoding adenylosuccinate synthetase has protein sequence MIVGLQWGDEGKGRVVDLYAADYDVVARFAGGDNAGHSIVVGDRELALRIVPSGVMHPHVELFIGGGTVVNLQTLLEELDALAAIGIDTSRVKISDRAHVVFPHHAQRDKASEAQRDTAIGTTGRGIGPAYVDRVARTGIRFADLMRESSVVSVPEDTETLASMRRLRPHVVDGVEYIHDHFARGKRVLIEGAQGSLLDIGYGTYPYVTSSHTIAGGACTGLGIGPGAVGRVIGVLKAYCTRVGAGPFPSELSDEKGERLRAQGGEYGTVTGRPRRCGWFDAVAARYAAALNGVTSAIITKLDVLTGFESIGIVTGYRLDGKTAGFIDAAEPNLELRIEEHQGWEESIESCRRIADLPRAAREYVERLRELVAVPIEMVSVGRERSQLAR, from the coding sequence ATCATCGTCGGGTTGCAGTGGGGCGACGAGGGCAAGGGCCGCGTCGTCGATCTTTATGCGGCCGACTACGACGTCGTCGCTCGATTCGCGGGAGGCGATAACGCCGGGCACTCGATCGTCGTCGGCGACCGGGAGCTGGCGCTTCGGATCGTTCCATCGGGAGTCATGCACCCGCACGTCGAGCTTTTTATCGGCGGAGGAACGGTTGTCAATTTGCAAACGCTCCTTGAAGAGCTCGATGCGTTGGCGGCCATCGGCATCGACACATCGCGAGTGAAGATCTCGGATCGCGCCCACGTCGTCTTCCCGCATCACGCGCAGCGCGACAAGGCGAGCGAAGCGCAACGCGACACGGCAATCGGGACGACGGGTCGCGGCATCGGGCCCGCCTACGTCGATCGGGTTGCGCGGACCGGCATACGGTTTGCGGACTTGATGCGAGAGTCGTCCGTCGTCTCCGTTCCAGAGGATACAGAAACGCTCGCTTCGATGCGCCGGTTGCGGCCGCACGTCGTCGACGGCGTCGAATATATCCACGACCATTTCGCACGCGGAAAGCGCGTGCTGATCGAGGGCGCGCAAGGCTCGTTGCTCGACATTGGTTACGGCACGTATCCGTACGTCACCAGCTCGCACACCATTGCGGGCGGTGCCTGCACGGGCTTGGGCATCGGTCCCGGTGCCGTCGGTCGAGTGATCGGAGTGCTCAAAGCCTACTGCACTCGCGTCGGCGCGGGACCCTTTCCATCTGAGCTGAGCGACGAGAAGGGCGAGCGGCTTCGTGCTCAGGGAGGCGAATACGGCACGGTAACGGGACGGCCCCGACGCTGCGGCTGGTTTGATGCCGTGGCGGCGCGCTACGCGGCTGCGCTCAACGGTGTGACCAGTGCGATTATTACCAAGCTCGACGTGCTCACGGGTTTCGAATCGATCGGCATCGTGACCGGTTATCGTCTGGACGGAAAGACGGCCGGTTTCATCGACGCCGCCGAGCCAAATCTGGAGCTGCGGATCGAGGAGCATCAGGGCTGGGAGGAATCGATTGAATCCTGCCGGCGAATTGCCGACCTCCCGCGAGCCGCGCGCGAATACGTCGAACGCCTGCGCGAACTCGTCGCAGTGCCGATCGAGATGGTTTCGGTCGGGCGCGAGCGTTCGCAGTTGGCTCGGTGA
- the fliJ gene encoding flagellar export protein FliJ: MAARFRFRLQPLLDWRERIETEKQRAFAASRRAVEASACELERLAQAQQRCAKEMVAAARWEDAATLRSRDGYWRALQSAMGDERARRAELQSAYDRARDALLAANRERRAIEKLKQRRQRAFEAEEARRDELELDESNAQRFARVVRQRLAISRPGNAAP, encoded by the coding sequence GTGGCGGCACGGTTTCGATTTCGCCTTCAACCCCTGCTCGATTGGCGCGAGCGCATCGAAACTGAAAAGCAGCGTGCTTTTGCCGCCAGCCGCCGCGCTGTCGAAGCGTCGGCATGCGAGCTGGAGCGGCTCGCGCAAGCGCAGCAACGCTGCGCAAAAGAGATGGTCGCGGCAGCGCGGTGGGAAGACGCAGCGACGCTTCGTTCGCGCGATGGCTATTGGCGCGCGCTCCAATCGGCGATGGGCGACGAGCGAGCCCGCCGTGCCGAGCTGCAATCGGCCTACGATCGTGCCCGCGATGCATTGCTCGCGGCCAATCGCGAGCGCCGCGCAATCGAAAAGCTCAAGCAGCGGCGTCAGCGTGCATTCGAAGCAGAAGAAGCCCGTCGGGACGAGCTGGAGCTCGACGAGTCCAACGCCCAACGGTTTGCGCGCGTCGTTCGCCAAAGGCTCGCAATCTCGCGGCCCGGAAATGCCGCTCCGTGA
- a CDS encoding flagellar FlbD family protein, producing MIVLTRLNGHPVMLNCDLIESIECDPETIITLTTGNAVVVREPLEEIERRVVAFKRKIYGREPFDDSSR from the coding sequence GTGATCGTGCTGACCCGCCTTAACGGCCATCCGGTCATGCTGAACTGCGATTTGATCGAATCGATCGAATGCGATCCTGAGACGATCATCACCTTGACCACGGGAAATGCGGTCGTCGTGCGCGAGCCGCTCGAGGAGATCGAGCGCCGAGTCGTCGCCTTCAAGCGGAAGATTTACGGGCGCGAACCGTTCGACGATTCGTCGCGATGA
- a CDS encoding flagellar biosynthetic protein FliO has product MTWSFWLNYLERLAIVAVVLVALYVIARKLRELRIFAPGRRITVLESAMLAPNAALHVVRVESRYFLIASGSATSLAELAPPTELQCSADSLKR; this is encoded by the coding sequence ATGACGTGGTCGTTTTGGTTGAACTATCTCGAGCGGTTAGCGATCGTCGCCGTCGTGCTCGTGGCGCTCTACGTCATCGCGCGCAAGCTTCGCGAGCTTCGCATTTTCGCGCCCGGACGTCGCATCACCGTGCTCGAATCCGCAATGCTGGCGCCCAACGCCGCACTGCACGTGGTGCGGGTCGAATCGCGATATTTCTTGATTGCCAGCGGAAGCGCGACGTCGTTGGCGGAGTTAGCTCCGCCAACGGAGTTACAGTGTAGCGCGGATTCCCTTAAACGTTGA
- a CDS encoding BlaI/MecI/CopY family transcriptional regulator gives MARRRSSTLTEAELRLMDVLWQKGEATVAEVTSALPPPPIAYNSVLTTMRILERKGYVAHVEAGRAYLYRPVVAREEAAGHAVGHLLSKFFDNSAGTLALRLIETERPSDDELQRLKALIEQYEEPTT, from the coding sequence ATGGCGCGACGACGCTCGAGTACCCTCACCGAAGCGGAGCTGCGCCTCATGGACGTGCTCTGGCAGAAGGGGGAAGCGACGGTCGCTGAGGTGACCTCCGCGCTTCCCCCACCGCCGATCGCCTATAACAGCGTTCTCACGACCATGCGCATTCTCGAGCGCAAGGGCTACGTCGCTCACGTCGAGGCAGGACGCGCGTACCTCTACCGACCGGTGGTCGCGCGGGAAGAAGCGGCCGGGCACGCCGTCGGCCATCTTCTTTCAAAGTTCTTTGACAACAGCGCCGGGACACTGGCGCTACGCTTGATCGAAACCGAGCGGCCATCGGACGACGAGCTGCAACGACTCAAAGCGCTCATCGAACAATATGAGGAGCCCACGACGTGA
- a CDS encoding pentapeptide repeat-containing protein translates to MTGLESQIVTFASALSAIVLNALWQDALIVLSVWLLLKVWPKINAATRYVVWSATLAAAFLVPVATTLAFFTPAHVESVSGTPTSWSTPAQTAAASRHQPLAPSLPGQSLRPERLRITLSAPLAVTIFVLWLLLATFALLRLAIGLLRLEQLKRDALPLPVEYRDAMPQWLRASKGSRDVRLCVSDETDVPVAVGLFDAMILVPHSLLERLSEPEVDQICLHELAHLRRADDWTNGVQRVINGLLGWNPAAQFIGQQLDLEREVACDDWVLSFVGQVRPYALCLTKMAESAAWPRHTIPAPGVFATRKHISLRIERLLGAGRNIATNLAVAPAAAAITMVAAIALVIGLVAPSIAAAPMVTPAKPAVAARPAVAAKPAVAATAPRRQVTRFVRVAVFVTPSPAATRVSNIHVEIPATHVEEPPIHVDIPKTDVNVPKMSIDVPMPGFDAKGLANKIQAGVTAGLMRGLHGTSVAQGNACVGCDYSGVNWSGRDMHGVTYNGVDFSKANLSGVNFSGSAMNGADFGGANLANASFRNAHLTGCDFSNANLSGVDFTNAWLSGCQFTGARLGSSQLREVLHGCKGCDFSRADLSGLDLHGVQTNGDDFSGADLRNVNFAGAQLLATDFSDAKLDGADFTGATLNGCDLSGVDLHRVDLSKAKLIGTDLEER, encoded by the coding sequence GTGACCGGCTTGGAATCACAGATCGTCACCTTCGCGAGCGCGCTCTCGGCCATCGTGCTCAACGCGCTCTGGCAAGACGCGCTCATCGTCCTGAGCGTGTGGCTACTCTTGAAAGTGTGGCCCAAGATCAACGCGGCGACGCGATACGTCGTTTGGAGTGCCACGCTCGCGGCGGCATTTCTCGTTCCGGTGGCGACGACGCTTGCGTTTTTCACGCCGGCCCATGTCGAATCGGTAAGCGGAACGCCGACGTCTTGGAGCACACCGGCGCAAACCGCCGCTGCAAGCCGGCATCAACCGCTCGCGCCAAGCCTCCCTGGGCAATCGCTTCGACCGGAGCGCTTGCGCATCACGCTCTCGGCACCGCTCGCGGTGACGATCTTTGTGCTCTGGCTACTGCTCGCAACGTTCGCGTTGCTCCGGCTCGCGATCGGTCTGCTGCGCTTAGAGCAGCTCAAGCGTGACGCCTTACCGCTTCCAGTCGAATATCGCGACGCAATGCCGCAGTGGCTGCGCGCCAGTAAGGGTTCGCGCGACGTTCGCCTCTGCGTGAGCGACGAGACCGACGTGCCGGTGGCGGTCGGGCTCTTCGACGCAATGATTTTGGTGCCGCATTCACTGCTCGAGCGTCTCTCTGAGCCGGAAGTGGATCAGATCTGCCTGCACGAGCTTGCGCACCTTCGCCGGGCGGACGATTGGACGAACGGCGTGCAGCGCGTCATCAACGGACTCTTGGGCTGGAATCCGGCGGCGCAGTTCATCGGTCAGCAGCTCGATCTCGAACGGGAAGTCGCCTGCGACGATTGGGTGCTTTCGTTCGTCGGGCAGGTGCGCCCATACGCGCTCTGCCTTACGAAAATGGCCGAGAGCGCCGCGTGGCCGCGCCATACCATACCGGCGCCCGGTGTTTTTGCAACGCGCAAACACATTTCGCTGCGTATCGAACGCTTACTCGGCGCCGGGCGTAACATTGCAACGAACCTGGCGGTTGCGCCGGCGGCGGCAGCCATCACTATGGTTGCGGCGATCGCCCTGGTTATTGGCCTGGTCGCGCCGTCGATTGCGGCAGCGCCCATGGTGACGCCGGCGAAGCCCGCGGTGGCGGCTCGGCCCGCCGTGGCGGCGAAGCCCGCGGTGGCGGCGACAGCGCCACGACGACAAGTGACGCGCTTCGTTCGCGTTGCGGTATTCGTGACACCGTCGCCGGCGGCGACACGCGTTTCGAACATCCACGTTGAAATCCCGGCGACGCACGTCGAGGAGCCGCCGATTCACGTCGACATCCCGAAAACCGACGTCAACGTTCCCAAGATGAGCATCGACGTGCCGATGCCGGGCTTCGACGCAAAGGGCTTGGCGAACAAGATTCAAGCGGGCGTTACAGCGGGACTCATGCGCGGACTTCACGGCACATCGGTGGCGCAAGGCAATGCGTGCGTTGGCTGCGACTACAGCGGCGTCAACTGGAGCGGTCGCGACATGCACGGCGTAACGTATAACGGCGTCGACTTCTCAAAGGCGAACCTTTCGGGCGTCAATTTCAGCGGAAGCGCGATGAATGGCGCGGATTTCGGCGGTGCGAATCTGGCCAACGCATCATTTCGCAACGCGCATTTAACCGGCTGCGATTTCAGCAATGCAAATCTCAGTGGTGTTGACTTCACAAACGCTTGGCTGTCGGGATGCCAGTTCACGGGGGCTCGACTCGGCTCGTCGCAGCTTCGCGAAGTTTTACACGGCTGTAAGGGCTGCGATTTCAGCCGAGCCGACCTCTCGGGTCTCGATCTGCACGGCGTCCAGACCAACGGTGACGACTTTTCCGGCGCCGATTTGCGCAACGTCAACTTCGCCGGAGCGCAGCTGCTCGCAACCGATTTCAGCGATGCGAAGCTCGACGGTGCCGACTTCACCGGCGCAACGCTCAACGGGTGTGACTTGAGCGGCGTGGATTTGCATCGAGTCGATTTGTCAAAAGCAAAACTGATCGGTACGGATTTGGAAGAACGCTGA
- a CDS encoding pentapeptide repeat-containing protein: MMIGLVFAAVLGLPANCIGCDFAGRDLHGANLANASYVGVDFARANLRDASLREANLTGVDFKDADLRGADLRGANLTGVDLIGAQLDGVRLDGAKLIGADLRGANLEGFDFSGVSMVGSDLQSVRARNARFEGAELEGVDFANADLREANVRDARLCSRNRDSDWAGMGVAERIQCADFRGADVRGADLRGALVCPSGRQVRSCTPIDAATLRRESRSPLEGALL; the protein is encoded by the coding sequence ATGATGATCGGTCTGGTCTTCGCGGCAGTGCTGGGGCTGCCGGCAAACTGCATCGGGTGTGACTTTGCCGGCCGTGACCTGCACGGCGCCAACCTCGCGAATGCTTCGTATGTTGGCGTGGATTTCGCCCGAGCGAATCTGCGCGACGCGAGCTTGCGCGAGGCAAATCTTACGGGCGTCGACTTCAAAGACGCGGATCTTCGCGGTGCCGACCTGCGTGGCGCAAATCTCACGGGCGTTGATTTAATCGGAGCGCAACTGGACGGGGTTCGGCTCGACGGCGCAAAACTGATCGGCGCCGATTTGCGCGGCGCGAATCTCGAGGGCTTCGATTTTTCCGGCGTCTCGATGGTCGGGAGCGACCTACAATCGGTGCGCGCGCGGAATGCGCGCTTTGAGGGCGCAGAGCTCGAAGGTGTCGATTTCGCGAACGCCGACTTGCGCGAGGCAAACGTTCGCGACGCCCGGCTCTGTTCGCGCAACCGCGACAGCGACTGGGCCGGCATGGGCGTCGCCGAGCGCATTCAATGCGCCGATTTTCGCGGCGCCGACGTGCGCGGAGCGGACCTGCGGGGCGCGCTGGTTTGCCCGAGCGGTCGCCAGGTCCGAAGCTGCACGCCGATCGACGCGGCCACCCTGCGGCGCGAGAGCCGTTCCCCCCTCGAGGGAGCGCTTCTCTAA
- a CDS encoding S9 family peptidase, with the protein MRFLPFIAFLAAFSPAAALAGPVAPEDLFKLTFLNTASISPEGSHVLVEASRMDGPKNAYDRTIELVDVSSAKLTHNVTGHVGDGDFAWMPDGRSFVFVRTVEKQKPQLYRYTLATGRIVQLTHIKQGVSSPVVSHAGDRIALAVTDTDPAPNARIDFAKAGFTPKDSEKKSDIHTITELFFQANGQGYVYQDHQHIWTIDADGSNPKALTSGKYSEGFDAWSSDDRTILFDSLRYEAVDSGPSDVYTIPSTPTTSAATGSAMQKVTSPLPANNGFFFSHDGRRVYFLSADVKDSAERPALVSANLDGSDRRTIVPPNTVGWGDTLLADMKEGGGLCGGPVGDRETMLLNVDGPGYSNLRTLNLTSGSFSDVTPAKGEAFSCTVTTDGSRVAYLYSDFTHPAELYIADTSGGAPRRLTDVNASYLASATLSQPQEFSVKDPAGFTVQAWFMPATTGAGSKHPTLLDIHGGPETQFGDTFFAEFQLYTSMGYNVVFSDPAGSTGHGYPFEEALENNYGDAMFADVQAVMDAAIARPDVDATRLGVLGGSYGGYATLWVIAHTDRYKVAVAERAVSNLQSENLAADFAGKNGLGGGYYNWGPPWDPASADYAKFSPLTYVAGVHTPVMVLHADEDTRAPIDQTLQEFTSLKILGRTVEYVAVPDENHDLSRTGSPIHRVERLHLILDWLQRYI; encoded by the coding sequence ATGCGCTTCTTGCCTTTCATCGCATTTTTGGCAGCATTCAGTCCCGCGGCGGCCCTGGCTGGGCCGGTCGCCCCCGAGGACCTTTTTAAGCTGACGTTTTTGAACACCGCCAGCATATCGCCCGAGGGCAGCCACGTGCTGGTCGAGGCGTCGCGAATGGACGGCCCGAAAAATGCCTACGACCGCACGATCGAGCTGGTCGACGTTTCCAGCGCAAAACTGACGCATAACGTTACGGGCCACGTCGGCGACGGCGATTTCGCGTGGATGCCGGATGGCCGAAGCTTTGTTTTCGTACGAACGGTCGAAAAGCAGAAGCCGCAACTGTATCGCTATACCCTTGCGACTGGCCGAATCGTGCAACTGACGCACATCAAACAGGGCGTTTCGAGCCCGGTCGTTTCACACGCGGGCGACCGCATCGCACTGGCCGTTACCGATACCGATCCGGCTCCGAATGCGCGCATCGACTTCGCCAAGGCCGGCTTCACGCCGAAGGACTCGGAGAAGAAGAGCGACATCCACACGATCACCGAGCTCTTCTTTCAAGCCAACGGACAAGGTTACGTCTATCAGGATCACCAGCACATCTGGACGATCGACGCCGACGGCTCGAACCCCAAAGCACTAACGTCGGGAAAATACTCCGAGGGCTTCGACGCGTGGTCGTCGGACGACCGAACCATTCTTTTCGATTCGCTTCGGTACGAGGCGGTCGACAGCGGACCGAGCGATGTCTACACCATCCCTTCGACTCCCACGACTTCAGCGGCGACAGGCTCGGCGATGCAAAAAGTCACGTCGCCGCTGCCGGCAAACAACGGTTTCTTCTTTTCACACGACGGTAGGCGAGTCTATTTCCTCAGCGCCGACGTGAAAGATTCGGCGGAACGTCCGGCATTAGTGTCGGCGAACCTCGATGGCTCGGATCGCCGTACGATCGTGCCTCCGAATACCGTCGGATGGGGCGACACGCTGCTTGCCGATATGAAGGAGGGCGGCGGCCTCTGCGGCGGACCGGTCGGCGACCGAGAGACGATGCTGCTCAACGTCGACGGACCGGGCTATTCCAATCTGCGCACGCTTAATCTTACGAGCGGCTCGTTTTCCGACGTCACGCCGGCCAAAGGCGAGGCGTTCTCTTGCACCGTCACGACAGACGGCAGCCGGGTTGCATATCTCTACAGCGACTTTACCCATCCAGCCGAACTCTACATAGCGGATACATCCGGTGGTGCACCGCGCCGACTAACCGATGTCAACGCGTCCTATCTTGCCTCGGCGACGCTTTCCCAGCCGCAAGAGTTCAGCGTGAAAGATCCGGCGGGCTTCACGGTTCAGGCGTGGTTCATGCCCGCGACGACGGGCGCCGGTTCGAAACATCCCACCTTGCTCGATATTCACGGCGGCCCCGAAACGCAGTTCGGCGACACGTTCTTTGCGGAGTTCCAACTCTACACGTCGATGGGTTACAATGTGGTTTTTTCCGATCCCGCCGGCAGCACCGGACACGGCTACCCCTTCGAAGAGGCGCTGGAAAATAATTACGGCGACGCGATGTTTGCCGACGTGCAGGCGGTCATGGATGCAGCTATCGCGCGCCCCGACGTTGACGCGACGCGCCTCGGCGTGCTCGGTGGATCTTACGGCGGGTATGCGACGCTTTGGGTTATCGCCCATACCGACCGTTACAAGGTTGCCGTCGCCGAGCGTGCGGTGAGCAATCTTCAAAGCGAGAATCTGGCAGCCGATTTTGCGGGGAAGAACGGTTTAGGCGGCGGTTACTACAACTGGGGGCCACCTTGGGATCCGGCGAGCGCCGACTATGCCAAGTTCTCTCCACTCACGTACGTCGCCGGCGTCCATACGCCGGTCATGGTTCTCCATGCCGACGAAGATACTCGCGCGCCAATCGACCAGACGCTGCAAGAGTTCACTTCGCTGAAGATCCTCGGGCGCACGGTCGAATACGTCGCGGTCCCCGACGAGAATCACGATCTCTCGCGCACCGGATCTCCCATCCATCGAGTCGAGCGTCTGCACCTCATTCTGGACTGGCTGCAACGATATATTTGA